In Ammonifex degensii KC4, a single window of DNA contains:
- a CDS encoding copper amine oxidase N-terminal domain-containing protein, whose translation MIKARKRWLSVLLTVAMLAALLVPLATPAQAACTYSMDYVQKISAGYSGKIGTLIITMDPVSAEGSVGKYVVLSLPSSPSGYVLFPGMTEGQIASSISGTNYFNTSTAAPTAPAPSYTLPAPIDVAGQGTGTIQNGAFSVPVTLTGVNQDLQGKLELTVSGSGFPTGQTVTGTLGSGVVAKATVASDVYAATYVNPALAPASAGSGQVYTDKTYSVATGTGGALLLQDGTTTVAVSFDGKTFYRYNSTTSTADTSTVYLTFGTAVPVGATVTVTLVKLGDGSYTVNYNSSSKVYELKSGTTVVAKSTDGKAFTDWDATNNKSYGITVLTLSAPVAPSTTVTVSTAYGVSWVTVSSQPNWNGYTVEIAVNGSVTAVSNGKYVGDGTVTVTVKDTAGAQKATFSGTVYFARTGAQALTLGSSSDPAASAASAQATVTANTVAGVQPAPSGVASFRVERISDTKIKLYVTGLAAGADPTSDSRIRIPLVIAVPTGVSGDITLTAEAPSTSTFSSGSVVIARVGVGKVTLAVDNVPSISSRGGEIGVIKIKEDIPGALQDSGGTPALKLRLPPGFRWSSVSADRIWGDQGLVDSINKNYKITNDRRDLELWNSVPSKQGTYFELKATIDVDESVAKVGDVKVVVSGATTAEPSELIVARYGEYGVTVKAYSTTDIIAGKVAQDIGKLEIKENIPGSLVSGRTITLTLPENVRWSQAPMIDDELSQSYGDISFDSKLVGSDGRMLKLTFYGSTEGQTEPAKIVLKNMQVTPAADFSGDLKVEVGGSQGVTGTVVLAKVKSPVTATASSTPQVIIGKPDQPVGDLTITESMADAIHGTVTGWKKDDEGYVTSVTPERAPQAKLIVEAPPGVIFSGTPKVEVVEGDLQIDSQAVSTDKTPALEGQIIIPIKSSSTKPSTIKISGIKVTIDRTVPEGDLVFKVKGTAVDETLKRWDADKGEFVDDELFQGHDTVAEAAVAKCVTPAPSETISKAIFKIGESKYTIGDKEYTMDAAAYIENGRAFAPMRYVAYAAGVTPDNILWNDATRTATFIKGDRVVQVTDGSNILVVNGTQVAMDVKAVIKDGRFFLPVRWLSVALGCQVEWDAKNQQVIVTRNVVQVPGQQQ comes from the coding sequence TTGATAAAGGCGCGCAAGAGGTGGCTCTCCGTACTGCTGACCGTAGCCATGCTGGCGGCGCTCCTGGTACCGCTGGCCACACCGGCCCAGGCGGCCTGCACGTACAGCATGGACTACGTGCAGAAGATCAGCGCCGGGTACTCGGGTAAGATAGGCACCCTGATCATCACCATGGACCCGGTGAGCGCCGAGGGCTCGGTAGGTAAGTATGTAGTTCTGAGCCTGCCCAGCTCTCCGAGCGGGTATGTGCTTTTCCCGGGGATGACGGAAGGGCAGATCGCCAGCTCGATTAGCGGCACCAACTACTTCAACACCTCCACCGCTGCTCCTACGGCACCTGCTCCGTCCTACACGCTGCCCGCCCCGATCGACGTCGCGGGCCAGGGCACCGGAACCATCCAGAACGGAGCGTTCTCCGTGCCCGTGACGCTGACGGGCGTGAACCAGGATCTGCAGGGCAAGCTAGAGCTCACGGTGAGCGGTAGCGGCTTCCCCACCGGCCAGACCGTGACCGGCACCCTCGGATCGGGCGTGGTCGCGAAGGCGACAGTGGCTAGCGACGTGTATGCAGCCACCTACGTGAACCCGGCTCTTGCCCCGGCTTCCGCTGGTTCTGGTCAGGTTTACACCGACAAAACCTACAGCGTAGCAACGGGAACCGGCGGGGCGCTTCTACTGCAAGACGGTACTACTACAGTCGCGGTCAGCTTCGACGGGAAGACGTTCTACAGGTACAACTCCACCACCAGTACCGCCGACACCAGTACCGTCTACCTGACGTTCGGGACTGCGGTGCCGGTTGGCGCTACAGTCACGGTCACGCTAGTAAAGCTAGGCGATGGCTCCTACACCGTTAACTACAACTCTTCGAGCAAGGTGTATGAACTGAAGAGCGGTACAACGGTCGTCGCCAAGAGCACCGACGGCAAGGCGTTTACGGACTGGGATGCCACCAACAACAAGTCTTACGGCATCACCGTCCTGACCCTCAGTGCGCCGGTCGCTCCCAGCACCACTGTCACTGTCAGCACGGCCTACGGCGTCAGTTGGGTGACTGTGAGTAGTCAGCCTAACTGGAACGGTTACACCGTCGAGATCGCGGTAAACGGCTCGGTCACCGCGGTCAGCAACGGGAAGTACGTCGGCGATGGAACTGTGACCGTTACTGTTAAGGACACTGCGGGCGCCCAGAAAGCCACCTTCTCTGGCACGGTGTACTTCGCCAGGACCGGAGCCCAGGCTCTGACGCTTGGTTCCAGCAGCGACCCTGCTGCTAGCGCTGCCAGCGCTCAGGCCACCGTCACGGCGAACACTGTGGCTGGCGTGCAGCCTGCTCCCAGCGGGGTTGCCAGCTTTAGGGTCGAGCGGATCTCGGACACCAAGATAAAGCTCTACGTGACCGGCCTTGCTGCTGGTGCCGACCCCACTTCCGACAGCCGCATCCGGATCCCGCTGGTGATCGCGGTGCCCACTGGTGTTTCCGGTGACATCACCCTGACCGCGGAGGCTCCTTCGACCTCCACCTTCTCCAGCGGCAGCGTGGTCATCGCGCGGGTGGGCGTGGGCAAGGTTACCCTGGCAGTGGACAACGTGCCCAGCATCAGCTCCCGCGGCGGGGAGATAGGTGTCATCAAGATCAAGGAGGATATACCTGGTGCCCTCCAGGACTCCGGCGGCACCCCGGCCTTGAAGCTCCGCCTCCCGCCCGGGTTCAGGTGGAGTAGCGTGTCGGCGGATCGTATCTGGGGTGACCAGGGGCTGGTAGACAGCATCAACAAGAACTACAAGATCACCAATGATAGGCGCGATCTGGAGCTCTGGAACAGCGTCCCGTCCAAGCAGGGTACCTACTTCGAGTTGAAGGCCACGATCGATGTCGATGAGAGCGTGGCCAAGGTTGGCGACGTCAAGGTGGTCGTCTCCGGCGCCACCACGGCCGAGCCCTCCGAACTCATCGTGGCCCGGTACGGCGAGTACGGCGTGACGGTCAAGGCCTACTCCACTACCGACATCATTGCCGGCAAGGTGGCGCAGGACATCGGCAAGCTGGAGATCAAGGAGAACATCCCCGGCAGCCTGGTTTCGGGCCGCACCATCACCCTGACCCTGCCGGAGAACGTGCGCTGGTCGCAGGCGCCCATGATTGACGATGAGCTTTCCCAGAGCTACGGGGACATCAGCTTCGACTCGAAGCTGGTTGGCAGCGACGGCCGGATGCTGAAGCTCACCTTCTATGGCAGCACGGAGGGGCAGACCGAGCCCGCCAAGATCGTGCTCAAGAACATGCAGGTGACCCCGGCGGCCGACTTCTCGGGCGACCTCAAGGTTGAGGTTGGCGGCAGCCAGGGCGTGACCGGCACGGTGGTGCTGGCCAAGGTCAAATCCCCGGTGACCGCGACCGCTTCTTCCACGCCGCAGGTGATCATCGGTAAGCCCGACCAGCCTGTGGGTGACCTCACCATCACCGAAAGCATGGCCGACGCCATCCACGGTACGGTCACGGGCTGGAAGAAGGACGATGAGGGCTACGTTACCAGCGTGACGCCTGAGAGGGCTCCGCAGGCCAAGCTGATCGTTGAGGCTCCTCCGGGTGTCATCTTCAGCGGCACGCCCAAGGTAGAGGTCGTTGAGGGTGACCTGCAGATCGACAGCCAGGCCGTGAGCACCGACAAGACCCCTGCCCTCGAGGGCCAGATCATCATCCCCATCAAGAGCAGCAGCACGAAGCCCTCGACCATCAAGATCAGCGGCATCAAGGTGACGATCGACCGCACGGTGCCCGAGGGCGACCTGGTCTTCAAGGTGAAGGGCACGGCCGTTGACGAGACGCTGAAGAGGTGGGACGCGGATAAGGGAGAGTTCGTTGATGATGAGCTCTTCCAGGGTCACGACACGGTAGCCGAAGCGGCTGTGGCCAAGTGCGTGACGCCTGCGCCTTCTGAGACGATCAGCAAGGCGATCTTCAAGATCGGCGAGTCCAAGTACACCATCGGTGACAAGGAGTACACCATGGACGCCGCCGCCTACATCGAGAACGGCCGCGCCTTCGCTCCGATGCGCTACGTGGCCTACGCCGCGGGCGTAACGCCGGACAACATCCTGTGGAACGACGCTACCCGGACCGCTACCTTCATCAAGGGTGACCGGGTGGTCCAGGTGACCGACGGCTCCAACATCCTGGTGGTCAACGGCACCCAGGTCGCCATGGACGTCAAGGCGGTGATCAAGGACGGGCGCTTCTTCCTGCCGGTCAGGTGGCTGAGCGTGGCGCTCGGCTGCCAGGTCGAGTGGGACGCCAAGAACCAGCAGGTGATCGTGACCCGCAACGTGGTTCAGGTGCCGGGCCAGCAGCAGTAA
- a CDS encoding clostripain-related cysteine peptidase codes for MIKARKRWLSVLLTVAMLAALLVPLAQPAQAACTYSMTYIQKVKAGGTYDIGTLVVTVDPVSAEASVGRYVVLSLPGSPSGYELFPGLSENEIAAKITGTNYFNTANGATFKVERLSAREVRLWVGSIATAGIAPGDDSRILIPLRITVPSGVSGDIILTVSAPSTSAFLNGSLVIARADANLPDWVFAVYMAADNDLSRFALADLREMLSVPGLGGNVVVVLLDLPGSENDGVYLVQRGTLQPVPGWPQGQELNTGDPSLLAAFLDFVRNKFPAGRYALILWDHGAGWRKLQPRGVCFDDLSRDFLMVPELRQALVRARVPLDLVGFDACFMGMVEVAYELEGLASVMVASEEGEPGDGWPYDKILTWLVANASTADGKALGRAIVSAYTQAYQGYGALTMSAIDLGCIKDVREKTDSLAVALLRNFDSDKTQISQAVQNARSYHREEFRDLYDYASLLTSYCSSSVEIRAAAQDLQKSIERAVLANGTTQYDDRSRGLSIWLPPESQAYLELLSYYGVDFASMFNWYSNLRFAKESRWGHFIKKWILDESTPIATAFGVESTDPADGATDVPVDKTITLTYNTPVRPGPAYGKIALLDASGRKVSIRKKLAGTVFTIDPVKNLSYGTTYTLVLPAGAVKDGAGNLSEEFVLSFTTEPPDVTPPAVVETDPPAGGVVDSLKPVLKVRFSEQVYTGRNYSRIAIYDESGRRVAVSKRISGDLLEVRPVGALKPGMAYRLYLPAGAVKDKAGNLSEEFELVFVAPGP; via the coding sequence TTGATAAAGGCGCGCAAGAGGTGGCTCTCCGTACTGCTGACCGTAGCCATGCTGGCGGCGCTCCTGGTACCGCTGGCTCAGCCGGCCCAGGCGGCCTGCACGTACAGCATGACCTACATCCAGAAAGTTAAGGCCGGGGGTACATATGACATAGGCACCCTGGTCGTCACCGTGGATCCGGTGAGCGCGGAAGCCTCGGTGGGCAGGTACGTGGTTCTAAGCCTGCCCGGTTCCCCGAGTGGGTATGAACTCTTCCCGGGGCTGTCAGAAAATGAGATCGCAGCAAAGATAACCGGCACCAACTATTTCAATACCGCTAACGGTGCCACCTTCAAGGTCGAGCGGCTTTCGGCCAGGGAGGTAAGGCTGTGGGTGGGTAGCATCGCCACGGCCGGTATAGCTCCCGGTGATGACAGCCGCATTCTGATCCCACTGAGGATCACCGTGCCCTCCGGAGTTTCCGGCGACATCATCCTGACTGTTTCTGCTCCTTCGACCTCCGCTTTCCTCAACGGCTCTCTGGTCATCGCGCGGGCGGACGCAAATTTACCCGATTGGGTGTTCGCTGTTTATATGGCGGCTGATAACGATTTGTCTCGTTTTGCCCTGGCCGATCTAAGGGAGATGCTCAGTGTTCCAGGGCTAGGCGGGAATGTGGTGGTGGTGCTTCTCGACCTGCCCGGAAGTGAGAATGATGGGGTTTACCTGGTTCAGCGTGGCACGCTGCAGCCTGTGCCGGGGTGGCCACAAGGCCAGGAACTGAACACTGGCGATCCCAGCCTACTGGCGGCTTTTCTCGACTTTGTGCGCAACAAATTCCCCGCCGGCAGGTACGCCCTCATCTTGTGGGACCACGGTGCCGGCTGGAGGAAACTGCAGCCGCGCGGTGTTTGCTTCGACGACCTATCCCGGGACTTCCTCATGGTTCCCGAACTCAGGCAGGCTTTAGTCCGGGCAAGGGTGCCCCTTGACCTTGTCGGGTTCGACGCCTGCTTTATGGGCATGGTGGAAGTGGCCTATGAACTTGAGGGTCTGGCTTCGGTCATGGTTGCTTCGGAAGAAGGGGAGCCAGGGGATGGGTGGCCTTACGACAAGATCTTGACGTGGCTTGTGGCGAACGCGTCCACGGCCGATGGCAAAGCCCTGGGTCGGGCGATCGTGTCTGCGTACACACAGGCGTATCAAGGCTATGGTGCTCTGACCATGTCGGCTATAGACCTCGGTTGCATAAAGGACGTCCGGGAAAAGACGGACTCCCTGGCCGTTGCCCTCCTGCGCAATTTCGACAGCGACAAGACCCAGATCTCCCAGGCGGTACAGAACGCCAGATCCTACCATAGAGAGGAGTTTCGCGACCTTTACGACTACGCCTCTCTCCTGACGAGCTACTGCTCCTCCTCGGTGGAGATTCGGGCCGCCGCACAGGACCTCCAGAAGAGCATAGAGAGGGCGGTTCTGGCGAACGGAACCACGCAGTACGACGACAGGTCCCGGGGGTTGTCCATCTGGCTCCCGCCGGAAAGTCAAGCTTACCTTGAACTCCTCAGTTACTATGGCGTGGATTTCGCCAGCATGTTCAACTGGTACTCCAACCTCAGATTTGCCAAAGAGAGCAGGTGGGGCCACTTTATAAAGAAGTGGATCCTTGATGAATCCACGCCGATCGCCACCGCGTTTGGTGTAGAATCTACGGATCCTGCCGACGGAGCCACTGATGTCCCGGTGGACAAGACCATTACGCTCACTTACAACACGCCGGTGAGGCCCGGTCCGGCCTACGGCAAGATCGCTCTCCTGGACGCGAGCGGGAGGAAGGTGAGTATCAGGAAGAAGCTCGCCGGAACCGTCTTCACCATCGACCCGGTGAAGAACCTGAGCTACGGAACCACCTACACCCTGGTGTTGCCTGCGGGCGCGGTGAAGGACGGAGCCGGGAATCTGTCGGAGGAGTTCGTTCTCAGCTTCACTACAGAGCCGCCGGACGTGACGCCGCCGGCGGTGGTAGAAACCGATCCTCCTGCTGGGGGTGTGGTCGACTCTTTGAAGCCGGTGCTCAAGGTCCGGTTTAGCGAGCAGGTTTACACCGGGAGGAACTACAGCAGGATTGCGATTTATGACGAGAGCGGGAGGCGCGTGGCCGTCTCCAAGCGGATAAGCGGTGACCTTCTGGAGGTTCGGCCGGTGGGGGCGCTCAAGCCCGGTATGGCGTACCGGCTTTACCTGCCTGCGGGCGCGGTAAAGGACAAAGCCGGGAATCTGTCGGAGGAGTTCGAGCTCGTGTTCGTTGCGCCGGGTCCCTAG
- a CDS encoding copper amine oxidase N-terminal domain-containing protein, which translates to MLRNFRKVTVAVLVVALLILTAAWAAVAVQAPRVVVDGRLISCDPPPFISAGRVFVPVRILAQAMGYKVEWDADNRVVVLERNVDGVDLTSGLPPMEGLEDALGVDKPASVGGQQYVRGFLINRSVSWVLDGKFKELRFFYGAVDTASTPFEQPGKGVSYALVVADGKVVAELSAEKGQSPQEIRISVAGVKRLSIERAWRHYHGGVVINPVAISN; encoded by the coding sequence GTGCTGCGCAATTTCCGCAAAGTTACGGTTGCGGTCCTGGTTGTTGCTTTGCTTATTCTGACTGCGGCCTGGGCGGCGGTAGCGGTGCAAGCACCCCGCGTGGTGGTTGACGGAAGGCTGATATCGTGCGATCCTCCGCCTTTTATATCTGCCGGGCGGGTCTTTGTCCCCGTCCGGATCCTTGCGCAGGCTATGGGCTACAAAGTTGAGTGGGACGCAGATAACAGGGTGGTGGTATTGGAGCGGAATGTAGATGGAGTCGATCTGACTTCCGGTTTGCCCCCCATGGAAGGGCTTGAAGATGCCCTCGGTGTGGATAAGCCTGCTTCTGTTGGGGGGCAGCAGTATGTCCGGGGATTCTTGATAAACCGCTCCGTAAGCTGGGTTCTGGACGGAAAATTCAAGGAACTACGGTTTTTCTATGGGGCTGTCGATACAGCTTCCACGCCTTTCGAGCAGCCGGGAAAAGGGGTCAGTTACGCTCTGGTGGTAGCTGATGGGAAGGTTGTGGCGGAACTCTCGGCGGAAAAGGGCCAAAGTCCGCAGGAGATAAGGATTTCCGTGGCGGGGGTGAAGCGTCTCTCGATCGAGCGGGCGTGGCGCCATTACCACGGCGGCGTGGTTATTAATCCGGTTGCCATCTCGAACTAG
- a CDS encoding DUF4349 domain-containing protein: protein MRCRRVQELIRDGELTGEARAHIAECPSCRRVYLLWQEVKRGLSLPAPAAPPGFKDRVMAQLSAPEKEAGRSPGRLRLVLAVAAGLLVMAGSAWAFFKGTFSPPPPAPPPVVADRSSGSSTPVLPDKEKVPGAGQGEEKAGGAEAPEKRQSPSPGASLAPAPAEGQRETNSPGARGEASPPRAGAQPQAELPRAFLSHPQLARSGFVELRVADVARAKGQVRNLARQFGAQENHELPVDGGIELAFALPSSQGEAFVKALCGSGIGSVQDRWESSRDVTQQLAELKARCEYASPEERRALEGEVKKLEADTVLVWLVAGR from the coding sequence TTGCGCTGCCGGAGAGTGCAGGAACTGATTCGGGACGGAGAGCTCACGGGAGAGGCGAGGGCGCACATCGCCGAGTGCCCCTCCTGCCGGCGGGTCTATCTTCTCTGGCAGGAAGTGAAGCGGGGCCTGTCCCTGCCTGCCCCTGCCGCACCGCCCGGCTTCAAGGACAGGGTGATGGCGCAGCTTTCCGCTCCGGAGAAGGAGGCCGGGCGGAGTCCCGGCCGGCTCAGGCTGGTGCTGGCGGTGGCGGCGGGGCTCCTGGTGATGGCCGGCAGCGCGTGGGCCTTCTTCAAGGGCACCTTCTCTCCTCCGCCTCCCGCTCCCCCGCCGGTGGTGGCGGACAGGAGTTCCGGTTCTTCCACCCCGGTTCTGCCGGACAAAGAGAAAGTCCCCGGTGCCGGCCAGGGTGAGGAGAAGGCTGGCGGGGCTGAAGCTCCCGAGAAGCGGCAATCGCCTTCTCCGGGCGCTTCCTTGGCTCCTGCGCCTGCGGAGGGCCAGCGGGAAACCAACTCTCCCGGGGCGCGAGGGGAGGCCAGCCCTCCCCGGGCAGGGGCCCAGCCGCAGGCCGAGTTGCCGCGGGCTTTCCTGAGCCACCCCCAGCTTGCCAGGTCCGGCTTTGTGGAGCTTCGAGTGGCCGATGTGGCTCGGGCCAAGGGGCAGGTGCGGAACCTGGCCCGGCAGTTCGGCGCGCAGGAGAACCATGAGCTTCCGGTTGACGGCGGGATAGAGCTCGCCTTTGCTCTTCCTTCCTCCCAGGGGGAAGCCTTCGTGAAGGCCCTGTGCGGCTCCGGAATAGGGTCTGTTCAAGACAGGTGGGAGAGCAGCCGGGACGTGACCCAGCAGCTGGCCGAGCTTAAGGCGAGGTGCGAGTATGCTTCCCCGGAGGAGCGCAGGGCCCTGGAGGGGGAGGTAAAGAAGCTGGAGGCGGACACCGTCCTCGTGTGGCTGGTGGCCGGCCGGTAG
- a CDS encoding AbrB/MazE/SpoVT family DNA-binding domain-containing protein, translating to MIIIETARLGSKYQMVLPLSVRKALGVSAGDELLVLLLDNAAVLLPKPKSYADHLLGLHREVWADINPEKYLEEMRSWGNS from the coding sequence GTGATCATAATCGAAACCGCCCGGCTGGGATCCAAGTACCAAATGGTACTTCCCCTCAGCGTAAGAAAAGCCCTGGGTGTCTCGGCAGGGGACGAGCTGCTGGTGCTGCTTCTGGACAATGCCGCGGTGCTCTTACCTAAACCAAAAAGCTATGCCGACCACCTCCTGGGCCTGCACCGCGAGGTCTGGGCAGACATTAATCCTGAAAAGTACCTCGAGGAGATGAGAAGTTGGGGGAACTCCTGA
- a CDS encoding helix-turn-helix domain-containing protein, whose amino-acid sequence MGELLTPKQVAEKLKVSRKTVVKWIRSGKLPGRKIGTLWRVDADDLEAFLGRAETGKAPAPEARHPQVFRPADVLRLTGVNRKTLHYWIREGFVSPSIAGSYGTHKKHLWSFGDLVAIRALQKLRQSGIDLHSAELARTLVRHIQAREGIESVPPDTLLATDGRTAFEVGPDDTSRLFGEGCLLILNLGAIVAELRALLDLEETTG is encoded by the coding sequence TTGGGGGAACTCCTGACGCCCAAACAGGTAGCAGAAAAGCTTAAAGTTTCGCGCAAGACCGTGGTCAAGTGGATCAGGAGCGGGAAGCTTCCCGGCAGGAAGATAGGCACGCTGTGGCGGGTGGACGCCGACGACCTGGAGGCCTTCCTGGGCAGGGCGGAGACCGGGAAGGCGCCGGCTCCCGAAGCCCGCCACCCGCAGGTGTTCCGGCCGGCGGACGTGCTGCGGCTGACCGGCGTCAACCGCAAGACCCTGCACTACTGGATCCGGGAGGGCTTCGTCTCCCCTAGCATTGCCGGGAGCTACGGCACCCACAAGAAGCACCTGTGGTCCTTCGGAGACCTGGTGGCCATCCGCGCGCTGCAGAAGCTCCGGCAGTCGGGAATAGACCTTCACTCCGCCGAGCTGGCACGCACCCTGGTACGCCACATCCAGGCCCGGGAGGGAATAGAGTCCGTCCCTCCGGACACCCTCCTGGCTACCGACGGGCGGACGGCGTTTGAAGTAGGGCCGGACGACACCTCCAGGCTCTTCGGTGAGGGATGCCTCCTCATCCTGAACCTGGGCGCCATCGTGGCCGAGCTCCGAGCTCTACTGGATCTGGAAGAAACAACTGGTTAG
- the iscB gene encoding RNA-guided endonuclease IscB: MVFVLDRKGRPLMPCSERRARKLLEQGRAVVVRLEPFVIRLKDRVAEEASLQPLRLKIDPGYEVTGISVVRVAGGKEVVVFFAEVHHRTDVPGKLLSRRQARRSRRSRKTRYREPRFDNRGRPEGWLPPGAVARVNQVLSVVGKLVRWLPVTEIVVESAKFDTQKLQNPEVSGVEYQRGELQGYEVREYLLEKYGRKCAYCGKENVPLEVDHVVPKSRGGTDRVSNLTLACRECNRAKGNKLPQEWLEELKNSGRAVDRKRAENIPKVLARLKEPLKAAACMNATRYVLVERLRALGPPVLTATAAQTKYNRARFNLPKTHYFDACCVGEVSGELEVAAGYVQVFRAVGRGTRQMANLDRHGFPRGHRARGKIHSGFMTGDLAVAEVPAGRYAGRYVGYVAVRRSGYFDLKDLSGRRVCQGIAFRHFKLVQRFDGWRYEKFKIAALSSPHLKVGASSAA, translated from the coding sequence ATGGTCTTCGTGTTGGACAGGAAGGGAAGACCGCTCATGCCCTGCTCTGAGAGGCGGGCGAGGAAGCTTTTGGAACAGGGCCGCGCCGTGGTGGTGCGGCTTGAGCCCTTCGTCATCCGGCTCAAAGACCGGGTGGCGGAGGAAGCTTCTCTCCAGCCGCTCAGGCTCAAGATCGACCCCGGTTACGAGGTCACCGGGATCTCCGTGGTGCGGGTGGCGGGAGGGAAAGAGGTGGTCGTCTTCTTCGCCGAAGTCCACCACCGCACGGACGTACCCGGGAAGCTCCTCTCCAGGAGGCAGGCGAGGAGGAGCCGCCGCAGCCGCAAGACCAGGTACCGCGAGCCCCGCTTTGACAACCGCGGGAGGCCGGAGGGCTGGCTGCCGCCGGGCGCGGTGGCCCGCGTAAACCAGGTGCTCTCGGTGGTCGGGAAGCTCGTCCGGTGGCTACCCGTCACGGAGATCGTGGTGGAGTCGGCCAAGTTCGACACCCAGAAGCTCCAAAACCCGGAGGTCTCCGGCGTCGAGTACCAGCGGGGAGAACTCCAGGGCTACGAGGTCAGGGAATACCTGCTGGAGAAGTACGGCCGCAAGTGTGCTTACTGCGGGAAGGAAAACGTGCCGTTGGAGGTGGATCACGTGGTCCCGAAGTCGAGGGGCGGCACCGACCGGGTGTCCAACCTGACCCTGGCCTGCCGGGAGTGCAACCGGGCCAAGGGGAACAAGCTCCCCCAGGAGTGGCTGGAAGAGCTGAAGAACTCCGGGCGGGCGGTGGACAGGAAGCGGGCGGAGAACATACCGAAGGTCCTGGCCCGGCTCAAGGAGCCCTTGAAGGCGGCGGCCTGCATGAACGCGACGCGGTACGTCCTGGTGGAGAGGCTCAGGGCGCTCGGCCCGCCCGTCCTCACCGCGACCGCCGCCCAGACCAAGTACAACCGGGCGAGGTTTAACCTCCCCAAGACCCACTACTTCGATGCCTGTTGTGTGGGGGAGGTGTCCGGCGAGTTGGAGGTTGCCGCAGGGTATGTACAGGTCTTCCGGGCCGTGGGGCGCGGGACGAGGCAGATGGCGAACCTCGACCGGCACGGCTTTCCCAGGGGGCACCGGGCGCGGGGGAAGATCCACTCCGGCTTTATGACAGGCGACCTGGCGGTGGCGGAAGTCCCTGCCGGGAGGTACGCTGGGAGGTACGTGGGTTACGTGGCCGTGCGGCGGAGCGGGTATTTCGACCTGAAGGACCTTTCCGGCAGGCGGGTGTGCCAGGGGATAGCCTTTCGCCACTTCAAGCTCGTCCAGCGCTTCGATGGTTGGCGTTACGAGAAGTTTAAGATTGCGGCGCTTTCCTCCCCACACCTTAAGGTGGGGGCCTCCAGCGCCGCTTAA